CGGTTGATGGAGTTCTACCATCACCTAAATGTTACTtaaggaacgaaaaaagaacatttcaatTGAACGACATAGAATGAGGTATAAGATataataagtaagtaagtatagTACTAAGTATATAATAAGGATATAAGAAGATAAATCTGTTGCGAggtttgttttagttttaaaGACGTACATGAGTTTATTGTTCCTCCAAGACACTACACTGGTAAacctccaaaatttttttatagtaTCATACCTGCGCTGGGCGGTGCTTCTGGAGAAAATCTGACAACGCATCGTATTCGGTCCCTTAAGAAATTCTTGTAATTTCTAAAcatttccgaaaaatttttctaagattATATTAACACAAAGAAATGCAAAGAAGGTGAACAtctaaaatgcaaaaatcagTCACCAAGAAATCAACTATAATGCACTTCGGTCGGAATTATTACCCTAGCGCTGTGGTAAATAAAAGATTAGAAAGCAACGAAACTAACACGAATGGTTGGTCGTTTGCCTTCAATACGGCGAAGTACACCAAAATCAGTagtcatgaaaaaataaagaatttgaTTGACTCGCAAAGCAAAAATGCTAAGTGTAGgtggaaaaaacgaaacaaattcAATGTAGAATTGGATTTAGAAAAGCAGCAGCACTATGATGGATTGCCCTCACACTACGCAACGTACGTAACAATCATCGATGCCATAATCAGGATCAGGggtgtagttgggaaaaaacctTCTTAAAAACAGACCTCCTCATCTCATTCTTCCTTTTATAGCACCTCatttagaatttcaaaaattaactaTAATAAATAGAACTGAAGAAACATATTTACGCTCAACAAATAAACTGGAGTACTATATTTACAATAtagtaaatattaaaaaatagtaCTACAATAAATACTAATATATAGTGTTGCAAGGAAAATGAAACTATATAATATGACATGGTTGCAACAGAGGGCTCACTGCAAGGATAAGAAGTGCGTCAGTACATATATATTCACATATAAgttgaaaagatgaggaagctCTCAACGTGCATTCGAagacataatttttctttcgacAATGATAACAAGCAGTGGGAATTTTGATCTCCAGTAGGATCACTATTtttacgaaatgaaaaaaaaacagctgagaaTGGCGCAGAACACGTTTACGAATATTTTGTCGTTATTTCCTTCTAATTACACACAGTTTTTCTCTTTGGCACTGATAAGGGGACGGTCTAGAGTTCGAAATTGAATTGACAACATTGTTCACCGGATGAACGATGTATGATTTAGATTTTAGCGATTAAAATAGGTCCTGATGGGAAATGACTGGTTGAATTTTGTTACGTTGAATTAAACACAATGATTAACGGAAAAGACAGGAAGAGACaggaaagacgaaaaaggaCAAGAAAGGGTGCCTTCTGTAGAGTATGCGTTGTAAAACACttgaatcactttttttttatattctggttttcttgagaaaaagtcGAGAATTTTAGCAGGATTTTCAACCTTTTCCCAAGTACCgtttcagaaaacaaaaatctcctgagaaaaaagtgaaaatgaattcACATGGAAAAAACCCTCGCCTACAACATACTTATGAccaaactgtttttttttttaccacgaGCTGTTTTCTCGTTGCGAGACTACGGTAGagcggttaaaggcagcatagcacgaatctgacgtggtgaaggaatccgcggaaaaatctagagttagaATTGTAGATTGCGTTATCAGTGCTTGTTCCGCTCACTTCTCCCAGATCATAAGAAGCAGCGTGGAAgatgatatttttttagacGATTTCAAACGTACATCGtatgaattgaagtggtttccacgccgtttcttgcGAAgatcagggagaaatgagcgtaACCACAGCTGATCCCATCACCACAATTTACAACCCCAActccagcttttcccgcggattccctcaccacgtcaaattcgtgatacgctgtttTCACGAAATTTTGTGCAACATTTTGACAAAGCATTAAGGGAAACAACAAACCACGAACTTTGATCTATGTAGGTGTTCAGATTCTCTTAAAAacaagttgagaaaaattcgaatgtttgaaaaaaatttgtattctTCACAACtaagtttaaaaataaataggaaggTTAGAGAAACCAAAGAGTGCGAGAGTATAAACAACTTTTGCCTCCTCAACCGTGCGAAATAATATTGCATGATAATTTACTTTGAGCGTGGTTATTCAGAAACACGTGGTGCCTACTTTACATTAGTTCTTTCCCTATTTTCGGtcgtagatgtctttttttgctaGAGAGTATCGAGactactttttcaaaagataatagaaaaattcttcattgttggtttagaaatgtgctctttaaattctttagTGTTAGATGCAAAAATCCCACTTCTGTCAGGGATTGATCCTTGACcatctaaaataaaaaggacGCCCCCCTGCACTGCGCCATCGACTGAGAGTGAACAACATCATTGTGGCCTTGTCTTTCATTCCTGGGCGAATTTTCGACGTTAAGCCTTCTGGATGTTCAACATATTAAATCCGCTAGCGGAAGAGCGTCGAAGCAATGCGCAAGCTATAGAAAAGTAATCTTTGTCTCCTATGGCCTCCTGATACTCAATGCGAAGTCGCCTCTGATTagttctatttcttttataaaaataataatataaaaattcgTAGTACTTAGATTCGATGGTAATGATAGCGAGTTGAATTtttagaaggataaaaattttgtttaggtGCGTGCATTTGAAACGCATTATTCCCGCCTGATTATCTTCACAATTTCTTCACGTTATTTATAATGATCTATACTCGACTAAGTATTCGCTGATTTGTCCTCAAATTTGCAGCTGACTGTAAATACTGGATACTCACTCGTTTTGATTCCTTCTCTCATAATCAATGTCTTAGACTTAATCGGCGGTTGAGTGTAACGACCTTACGAttctatccgcatcttcgccggggTGTGTCGTCTCTGAACACATCCGAGCAAATCATGTATGATCTTTGGTCAGAGCTCGCATTGAATCTACacatccgtcgctattccaaaATTGGCGGAGCCTTATGTCTCGACTGGACTGCCTTACCTGTCAGCGCCAAGTGTCTTCGGATCCTCCTTTATTActtccgtccagaacttttaTGACCAGGAGGCCTTTACCAGTTCGAGTCTGGGAGCATCCTCAGAACAACTTGATCAGACGATCTCCTCGCAttgtgaccaaagaagcgaaggcgGTTTTTAATGACGAGTTCAATAGATTGTCCGTCCACAATGATTCCCGTTCAGGATCtcaaagagatccacatctgcttgcatttatgaAGGCGGACTCGCAATCCGATGGCTGCAGCTAATCTCGATACAAGGTTAGCAGCAATGTTGAAACTTCGCgctgctagaagcgaatattacaacatcgtcggcgtactcgagatcgacCAAGGAACGTGCAAACAGTCCTAAAACAACATCAGCGGGACAGTTTCAGATATTCCGGTTTCAACTTCAAAGAGTGTAGTACAATCCGGCTGGTAATTTGCCGCAAACAGTAgcagttgtttttctgttcatgTGGTTAACCAGGCGTACAAACTGGAACTCCGCCCGTGCAAAGCGGGTTCAGAAGACGGCATCGatgaggagagtgatcgacCAGTGCGAAAGCCGTTTTTCGTCGCAGGTGGGTTGTTCGCGATGTTTGATTAGCCTATCCAGGATCAAGCGCTCCAAAAGTTTGTACAATACACACAACAATGATAGGTCTCTGTAGTTCCTGAATTTTGTGACTTATTGCTTTTTGTGGAGAGGAGATggtagcgtgtctccacgagtcaggtaagCTTTCGCGTGTTGATAATGAACAGAAGAccttcgtcatctcacgaatccaagaagaacaaaaagatttcagcattttttgtGCTTATTCCACTGTCTCCGccaaattttctattcttcgcATCAGGAAACAGACAAGAACCTTCGTTTCCGTCGATGATATCTCGCTCATCGCACACCCCTTTATCTTGCGGATGCTTGCTTATCTTGCTTTATCCTGCCTTAGCAGAGGATACGTTGTTCTCGGGTTTCTCTCCTCCTACGCCTTCTCGAACTCCTTCTCTCTTAATGTTCATTCTTTCTCACGACCACGTTTCAGCTGATGGCGCAAcctccttctcagacgcttttcctggctCAACTCACTAGTAGTGCGGACTACCCATCCAGAATTGTATAATACGTTTGTCTCATCTCCGCAGATCCAAAGACGAACTTCTTTCTTGATGTTAAAACAGGgagcgttttttcttttcgcagcGTCCTGAATGCATCCAGTGAAAGAGTCAGCGTCTTGGTCCATAGTCCTAATCGACAATGTTTGGCAAAACTTTCTGCATTCACCGTTTTTCAGAACTACCTAGATGAGCTTCGGTTGACGTTGAACTCCACGACTCCTTTTCTCTAACCGTaccaagctgagaagaactgggcggtgATCGGCATTGATTGCGACGCCCACAAAGCTCTGGCTTTTTGGATGTCTGACAAAAGGATGTTTTTTGTCAGAACGTGAACGAATAGAAGCTCAATAGTTGGccttttgctgtttttctggCGTAAAAGTGATTGTCCcttgccacgtaagctgatgcCGTCGATGACTCCTCTTTCCTCTTAAACAAAGACACAATGATGAGGCTCGTCTGCTTGCAAAGATCTAACGACCGCCAATATCCGATCTCTGCTTCGTGGGATAGTATCATTTTCCAAACAGATCGAACTGTCAGTTATGCCTATCTTtgcattcgcatcaattccgacAACTGTTGCTTGTTGACTTGGTATCCTGGATATAAAtgtattgagttcatcataaaacgcgTCATTGTTGtagtattaggttgagtcgaaagttctcgaacaatgtggtagtgatgatttctagagatcatcagtcttttttcctatctccaGCGTCATCTGGATGGTCAAGACTTCCAAACGTACGACGACATCAGAAAGGCACTCAAGCAGTTCTTCAAAGAACAGTCCccagcgttctggagcaaaagcatctacgatctgcctagacgttggcagaagaccaTCGATCCCAATGgggcatacttcaaatgatttacatgtatcgtttgaaaattgcaaagtgaataaaaatattgtcaatttgtccgagaactttcgactcaacttAATACTTTCGGTTTCCGTTGGTACATaggcacttacgatccagtgTTGAGCCCTCTGCGATCTCACAATTGTAAGAAGGTGCATCTTGGCGACGTTGATCCAAACTCCTCCAACAGGTTGTTGTAGTCATTTCTCACAACTGCTGCGCGGCCTCCTACCTTTCTTTCAACAGTAGCGAcgcagtagatggtgtaattGCCGATATTGATGACGATCCCTGcatgtttcctgcaatgcagcaaatgGTGCATGCGGATACGCAGTAATCTGGACAGAGCAGCTTATTAAAGTTCACTTGACAACGACCGCCAGTTCAAC
The Necator americanus strain Aroian chromosome I, whole genome shotgun sequence genome window above contains:
- a CDS encoding hypothetical protein (NECATOR_CHRI.G2772.T1), coding for MQLQEISNSCCYIFGFDRRELQNTKDKLTKFGGVWKKATISNMTDEENDIYTLDDLMKLQNTTKIEILKMDIEDYCVSACTICCIAGNMQGSSSISAITPSTASLLLKERIPSQQATVVGIDANAKIGITDSSICLENDTIPRSRDRILAVVRSLQADEPHHCVFV
- a CDS encoding hypothetical protein (NECATOR_CHRI.G2771.T1); protein product: MDQDADSFTGCIQDAAKRKNAPCFNIKKEVRLWICGDETNVLYNSGWVVRTTSELSQEKRLRRRLRHQLKRGREKE
- a CDS encoding hypothetical protein (NECATOR_CHRI.G2773.T1) encodes the protein MQGSSSISAITPSTASLLLKERQIVDAFAPERWGLFFEELLECLSDVVVRLEVLTIQMTLEIGKKTDDL